In Salinisphaera sp. LB1, one genomic interval encodes:
- a CDS encoding FTR1 family protein, translating to MFPTAIIVFREVLEAALVVSIVLAAAKGVAGRGRWVSLGVLLGIGGACLVAAFAGTIAGAVQGRGQEFLNAGILLVAVAMLGWHNVWMTKHGRELAQHMKAVGHDVASGHKPLYMLMIVVMVAVLREGSETVLFTYGIYASGVQALPMLSGGALGVLFGVVAGGLLYNGLLRIPTRYLFSVTSWMILLLAAGMAADAAGFLTQAGVLPALGNSLWNTSWVLTEHSLVGRVLHILIGYTQRPSGMQLLFYLAALVLIGGAMWRVNRRSGRPRAAKQQATT from the coding sequence ATGTTTCCGACCGCCATTATCGTTTTTCGCGAGGTGTTGGAAGCCGCACTCGTGGTGTCCATCGTGCTCGCCGCGGCCAAGGGTGTGGCCGGGCGCGGTCGCTGGGTTTCGCTGGGGGTGTTGCTCGGCATCGGCGGAGCCTGTCTGGTGGCCGCGTTCGCCGGTACAATCGCCGGCGCCGTACAGGGCCGGGGGCAGGAATTCCTCAACGCGGGCATTCTGCTCGTCGCGGTGGCGATGCTGGGCTGGCACAACGTCTGGATGACCAAACACGGCCGGGAACTCGCGCAGCACATGAAGGCCGTTGGCCATGATGTGGCCAGTGGCCACAAGCCACTGTACATGCTTATGATTGTGGTCATGGTGGCGGTGCTGCGCGAAGGTTCCGAAACCGTGCTGTTCACCTACGGAATCTACGCCAGCGGCGTGCAGGCGCTGCCCATGTTGTCCGGGGGTGCCCTGGGTGTACTGTTCGGGGTCGTGGCGGGCGGTCTGCTTTATAACGGCTTGCTGCGTATTCCGACGCGCTATCTGTTCAGCGTCACCAGCTGGATGATCTTGTTGCTGGCAGCCGGGATGGCGGCCGATGCCGCGGGTTTCCTGACCCAGGCTGGCGTACTGCCGGCGCTGGGCAACTCGCTATGGAATACCTCTTGGGTGCTGACCGAGCATTCACTGGTCGGCCGTGTGCTGCATATTCTGATCGGCTATACCCAGCGGCCCTCGGGCATGCAGCTGCTGTTCTATCTCGCTGCTCTGGTTCTGATCGGCGGCGCGATGTGGCGGGTCAACCGGCGTAGCGGACGCCCCCGGGCCGCCAAGCAACAAGCCACGACCTAG
- a CDS encoding efflux RND transporter permease subunit → MIARFVRLALANRVLTLVAIAALALAGVYSFQNVPIDSYPDVTPPMVQIYTSSPGLSPVDVETQVSYPVSISMYGLPRLERVQSTSIFGLSRVNVYFEDGTDIYFARRLVMERLAKARQQIPKGLGEPQLGPITSGLGRVMMYTVENTDRSQHSPSALRTAQDWIVKPQLRTVPGVTGVLSIGGYEKQYQVALDPNALSARNITVADVRRAIAENNRNVGGSFINRGGEEYIIRGYGWVDPGEKGLADLREIQVTENNGTPVYLDDIAEIGFGPAIRRGTLIADGEEAVGGFVLKLIGRNTQALLDNVEAKIDTVNEALPEGMRAKPYYSQASLIDKASATVEDALLEGSLLVLVLLYLFLGNLRSTLIVIASLPLSALIAFIAMDYVGLSANLMSLGGLAIGIGMMVDGSVVMIENIFRHMEERAEEDVSHMRLVGEAAAEVAQPITFAIAIIVLVFTPLFTLQGTEGKLFSPMAYTISFALAGALVMALTFVPVMASLLFRRRSAHGEPRLVGWLKAGYRPIRDAAIKAPVAVLGAAIVLFLSSLAIFPTLGTEFIPTLREGTFMVRSTLPPGASLDKAREYAKRVQTVMREFPEVRGVYSRVGRAEVGGDPEPVNVIASLVNLKPLDAWASDRDYEQLQTAMAERVGESLPGLANNFSQPIQLRTDELLSGVLAQVVVSIYGDDLTKLADTGRKIAAIARAVPGAADVRVQQQGGKPQIVVRPDRAALARHGIPLDEVLGVVETGIGGAAVGQVFENIRRFDIFLRFDETARNRVDAIRDLTFRTSQGALIPLSRVADVEVYRGPKKISRAKASRRLFVQLNVRGRDMGGVVRDIQKRVASDVELPPGYFVEYGGQFENQRRAMARLYVVVPITMALIFLLLFIAFSSLRYAALIYLNVPFAITGGIFALWVSGLYLSVAGAVGFIAVFGVAVLNGVVLVSYINQLREQGMSIDEAVRVGAEHRLRPVLMTATVAILGLVPLLLANGIGANVQRPLAAVVVGGLITSTLLTLLVLPAVYRWFAEPRRDIDV, encoded by the coding sequence ATGATTGCTCGATTCGTAAGACTGGCGCTGGCCAACCGGGTGCTCACCCTGGTGGCGATCGCAGCCCTGGCCCTGGCCGGTGTCTATTCATTTCAGAATGTCCCGATCGATTCCTACCCCGACGTCACACCCCCGATGGTGCAGATCTATACGTCGAGCCCGGGGCTGTCGCCGGTCGATGTCGAGACCCAGGTGTCGTATCCGGTCTCGATCTCGATGTACGGCCTGCCCAGGCTGGAACGGGTACAGAGCACATCGATCTTCGGACTGTCCCGGGTCAACGTCTACTTCGAGGACGGCACCGATATCTATTTCGCCCGGCGGCTGGTCATGGAACGTCTGGCCAAGGCACGACAGCAGATTCCGAAGGGCCTCGGCGAGCCCCAACTCGGCCCCATCACCAGCGGGCTGGGCCGGGTGATGATGTATACCGTCGAAAACACCGACCGCAGCCAGCACTCGCCGAGCGCCCTGCGCACCGCCCAGGATTGGATCGTGAAGCCCCAGCTGCGCACGGTGCCCGGCGTGACCGGCGTGCTGTCGATCGGCGGTTATGAAAAGCAGTATCAGGTCGCCCTCGACCCCAACGCCCTGTCGGCTCGCAATATCACCGTGGCCGACGTGCGTCGCGCCATCGCCGAGAACAACCGCAACGTCGGCGGCTCGTTCATCAACCGCGGCGGCGAGGAATACATCATCCGCGGCTATGGCTGGGTCGATCCCGGCGAAAAGGGGCTTGCGGATCTGCGCGAGATTCAGGTGACCGAAAACAACGGGACACCGGTGTATCTCGATGACATCGCCGAGATAGGCTTCGGCCCGGCCATCCGGCGCGGCACCCTGATCGCCGACGGCGAGGAAGCGGTCGGCGGTTTCGTTCTCAAGCTGATCGGTCGCAACACGCAGGCCCTGCTCGACAACGTCGAGGCGAAGATCGACACGGTCAACGAGGCCTTGCCGGAAGGCATGCGGGCCAAGCCCTACTATTCCCAGGCCAGCCTGATCGACAAGGCCTCGGCAACGGTCGAGGACGCCTTGCTGGAAGGCTCGCTTCTGGTGTTGGTGCTGCTTTACCTGTTCCTCGGCAATCTGCGCTCGACCCTGATCGTGATCGCGAGCCTGCCCTTGTCGGCCCTGATCGCGTTCATCGCCATGGATTATGTCGGTCTCTCGGCCAACCTGATGAGCCTCGGGGGCCTGGCGATCGGTATCGGCATGATGGTCGACGGCTCGGTCGTCATGATCGAAAACATCTTTCGGCACATGGAGGAACGGGCGGAAGAAGACGTATCGCACATGCGCCTGGTCGGCGAAGCCGCCGCCGAAGTCGCCCAGCCCATCACCTTCGCCATCGCGATTATCGTGCTGGTCTTCACCCCGCTGTTCACCTTGCAGGGGACCGAAGGCAAGCTGTTCTCGCCAATGGCCTACACCATCTCGTTCGCGCTGGCCGGCGCGCTGGTCATGGCGCTGACCTTCGTTCCGGTGATGGCGTCATTGTTGTTCAGGAGACGCAGCGCACACGGCGAACCCCGGCTCGTGGGCTGGCTCAAAGCCGGCTACCGACCGATTCGCGATGCGGCGATCAAGGCGCCGGTCGCCGTGCTGGGGGCGGCAATCGTGCTGTTCCTGTCCAGCCTGGCGATCTTCCCGACGCTGGGCACCGAGTTCATCCCGACGCTGCGCGAGGGCACGTTCATGGTGCGCTCGACCCTCCCGCCGGGCGCCAGTCTGGACAAAGCCAGGGAATACGCCAAACGCGTGCAAACCGTGATGCGCGAGTTCCCGGAAGTCCGGGGTGTGTATTCACGGGTGGGGCGTGCCGAAGTCGGCGGCGACCCGGAGCCGGTCAACGTCATTGCCTCGCTGGTCAATCTCAAACCCCTAGATGCCTGGGCGAGCGACCGCGACTACGAACAGCTTCAGACGGCGATGGCCGAGCGCGTGGGCGAGTCGTTGCCGGGTCTGGCTAACAACTTCTCGCAGCCGATCCAACTGCGCACCGACGAGTTGCTCTCCGGCGTACTCGCCCAGGTCGTGGTGAGCATCTACGGTGACGATCTGACCAAGCTGGCCGACACCGGCCGAAAGATCGCGGCGATTGCGCGCGCGGTACCCGGGGCAGCCGACGTACGGGTTCAGCAACAAGGTGGCAAGCCACAGATCGTGGTCCGCCCCGATCGCGCCGCGCTGGCACGCCATGGCATTCCGCTCGACGAGGTCCTGGGTGTGGTCGAGACCGGCATCGGCGGTGCCGCCGTCGGCCAGGTGTTCGAAAACATCCGACGGTTCGACATCTTTCTGCGCTTCGATGAGACGGCTCGGAACCGGGTCGACGCCATCCGCGACCTGACCTTCCGCACCTCGCAGGGCGCCTTGATCCCGCTATCCCGCGTGGCCGACGTCGAGGTCTACCGCGGGCCGAAGAAGATCTCGCGGGCCAAGGCCAGCCGGCGCCTGTTCGTGCAACTCAACGTGCGCGGACGCGACATGGGCGGTGTGGTGCGCGATATCCAGAAGCGCGTGGCCAGCGACGTCGAACTGCCGCCCGGTTATTTCGTGGAATACGGCGGCCAGTTCGAGAATCAGCGGCGGGCGATGGCCCGACTATATGTCGTGGTGCCGATCACCATGGCGCTGATCTTCCTGTTGCTGTTCATCGCCTTTTCCAGCCTGCGCTATGCCGCACTGATCTATCTCAACGTGCCGTTCGCGATTACCGGCGGAATATTCGCGCTCTGGGTCTCCGGACTGTATCTGTCGGTGGCCGGCGCCGTCGGCTTCATCGCCGTATTCGGCGTCGCCGTGCTCAACGGGGTGGTGCTGGTTTCGTATATCAACCAGTTACGCGAGCAGGGGATGTCGATCGACGAAGCCGTGCGTGTGGGCGCCGAGCATCGGCTCAGGCCGGTTCTGATGACGGCGACCGTCGCCATTCTCGGCCTCGTTCCGCTGCTGCTGGCCAACGGCATCGGCGCCAACGTGCAGCGCCCGTTGGCGGCGGTCGTCGTCGGCGGGTTGATCACGTCGACCTTGTTGACGTTGCTCGTGCTTCCGGCGGTGTATCGCTGGTTCGCCGAGCCGCGCCGGGACATCGACGTCTAA
- a CDS encoding TolC family protein, whose product MSAIRLRLGACALGLGLGGFMAPATAVTQIPQPLTLDAALDWAGDYNPTLRAAKIRVEQLTGQAIHADVAVPSNPRLEVGAGQRSTPAGSGTDLNVQLSQAFWIAGQGRLRAAAADRELAAARDQYRYLVSATTARVRAAFLSVLVTDKAVATARRIVQANRELYDYAQRRMAAGAGTQLELNAAQLGVSRATALQARAKNRLQRARLALDELLGIDPRRRLQVKGRLDIGPLQVPDRAALLERAVRQRSDLAAAAGRVAAARQRLKLADRQIIPNLTVFGFYREENGGNGRGPNGNGATIAGGGVSFELPILHRYEGERKQAAAELDQARLEQENLRREVRLQVVRSLSDYRSARRQVKALDRAVFDAARQSVDLTRRAFQAGEVGAPAITTAQNNLIAVRTEYLSALDALIDAITDLERATGGLIAVSAGHTREGN is encoded by the coding sequence ATGTCTGCAATACGCTTGCGGCTGGGCGCCTGTGCGCTCGGCCTCGGGCTGGGCGGGTTCATGGCCCCGGCGACGGCGGTCACCCAGATCCCCCAACCCCTGACGCTCGACGCCGCCCTGGACTGGGCTGGCGATTACAACCCAACGCTGCGCGCTGCCAAAATTCGCGTAGAGCAATTGACCGGTCAGGCGATTCACGCCGATGTCGCGGTCCCCTCCAACCCGCGGCTGGAAGTCGGCGCGGGCCAGCGCTCGACCCCGGCCGGTTCCGGGACCGATCTGAATGTGCAACTCAGCCAGGCGTTCTGGATCGCCGGCCAGGGCAGGCTGCGCGCCGCGGCGGCCGATCGCGAGCTTGCCGCGGCCCGGGACCAGTACCGCTATCTGGTGTCGGCCACGACGGCGCGCGTGCGTGCCGCCTTCTTGTCGGTGCTGGTGACCGACAAGGCGGTCGCGACGGCACGCCGGATCGTGCAGGCCAACCGCGAACTCTACGATTATGCGCAGCGGCGGATGGCGGCCGGGGCCGGGACCCAGCTCGAGCTCAATGCGGCTCAGCTCGGGGTAAGCCGCGCCACGGCCCTGCAGGCCCGGGCAAAGAATCGGCTGCAGCGGGCACGTCTGGCCCTGGACGAACTGCTGGGCATCGATCCGCGCCGCCGTCTTCAAGTGAAGGGCAGGCTGGATATCGGCCCGCTGCAGGTGCCGGATCGCGCCGCCCTGCTCGAGCGTGCCGTACGTCAACGCTCGGATCTGGCCGCCGCGGCCGGACGCGTCGCCGCGGCACGCCAACGCCTGAAACTGGCCGATCGTCAGATCATTCCCAACCTCACCGTGTTCGGCTTCTATCGCGAGGAAAACGGCGGCAACGGCCGGGGGCCGAATGGCAACGGCGCGACGATCGCCGGCGGTGGCGTGTCGTTCGAGCTGCCGATTCTCCATCGCTATGAAGGCGAGCGTAAACAAGCCGCCGCCGAACTCGATCAGGCCCGGCTCGAGCAGGAGAACCTGCGGCGCGAGGTCCGGCTACAGGTTGTGCGATCACTATCGGACTATCGCTCGGCGCGCCGTCAGGTCAAGGCGCTCGACCGCGCCGTGTTCGATGCCGCCCGGCAATCGGTCGATCTGACTCGACGCGCGTTCCAGGCCGGTGAAGTGGGTGCGCCCGCCATTACTACGGCCCAGAACAACCTGATCGCCGTGCGCACTGAATACCTGTCGGCCCTCGATGCTCTGATCGACGCCATTACCGATCTCGAACGCGCGACCGGGGGCCTGATCGCCGTCTCGGCCGGCCACACGCGCGAAGGAAACTAA
- a CDS encoding NfeD family protein, with amino-acid sequence MCHIILFLPLLALPVFWLLPLVWAIPLYLTALAVSAWLYWIMLRGMQRPVMAGPESLLNRHGQVTQCDGGFLMVQIHNELWKATSDDDSLHNGDKIIVIGRHGLVVHVSRDRLDQPASIACRGHMG; translated from the coding sequence ATGTGTCACATCATCCTGTTTCTGCCATTGCTCGCCTTGCCGGTGTTCTGGCTACTTCCGCTGGTCTGGGCCATACCGCTTTATCTGACCGCATTGGCCGTGTCGGCGTGGCTGTATTGGATCATGCTTCGCGGCATGCAGCGGCCCGTCATGGCCGGGCCGGAATCGCTCCTAAACCGTCATGGCCAGGTCACCCAATGTGACGGCGGGTTCCTGATGGTGCAAATCCACAACGAATTGTGGAAAGCCACTTCGGACGACGATTCATTACACAATGGCGACAAAATCATCGTCATTGGACGTCACGGCCTGGTCGTGCATGTGAGTCGCGATCGCCTTGATCAACCTGCATCCATAGCATGCCGAGGACACATGGGATGA
- a CDS encoding cupredoxin domain-containing protein, translating to MHAFNNRVVFAILAILVIMLVGLPAVGLAKDADYRLAITKQGFQPQALSIPAGKRVKVMVHNKLALPAEFESYDFTVEKVVPGGTTVPVYIGPLKKGHYKFFNDFAQNMQGKLTVR from the coding sequence ATGCACGCTTTTAACAACCGCGTTGTTTTCGCGATCCTCGCGATCCTCGTGATCATGCTGGTCGGGCTGCCGGCTGTTGGCCTGGCCAAGGACGCCGATTATCGACTGGCGATTACCAAGCAGGGCTTCCAGCCGCAGGCACTCAGCATTCCTGCGGGTAAACGGGTCAAGGTCATGGTGCACAACAAGCTGGCGCTGCCGGCCGAGTTCGAAAGCTACGACTTCACGGTGGAAAAGGTTGTCCCCGGCGGCACCACCGTGCCGGTTTATATCGGTCCGCTGAAAAAGGGCCACTATAAGTTTTTCAACGACTTCGCCCAGAACATGCAGGGCAAGCTGACGGTTCGCTGA
- a CDS encoding SHOCT domain-containing protein, which yields MTGIKKLQATALAVATSVVTPAWAQTGDGYYYGHGMMWNGGWSGMFFGGLMMLVFFGAVIILVAFSVRWLTGMASHQSHSDTGPKPDKALDILKERYARGEIGEEEFQDKKKHLSD from the coding sequence ATGACCGGGATCAAGAAACTGCAGGCGACCGCGCTGGCGGTTGCTACGAGCGTGGTTACACCGGCCTGGGCTCAGACTGGGGATGGTTACTACTATGGCCACGGCATGATGTGGAATGGAGGCTGGAGCGGAATGTTTTTCGGTGGACTGATGATGCTTGTCTTCTTCGGCGCCGTGATCATATTGGTGGCATTCAGTGTCCGGTGGCTGACGGGAATGGCCAGTCATCAGAGTCACTCGGACACGGGCCCCAAGCCCGACAAGGCGCTCGATATTCTCAAGGAGCGCTACGCGCGCGGGGAAATAGGCGAGGAGGAATTCCAGGACAAGAAAAAGCATTTGTCCGATTGA
- a CDS encoding efflux RND transporter periplasmic adaptor subunit — MPGFSHFRATLGVLLATLWVASGCDASQSAGKTTDQPQQTATSASTSFSRHGTGHDKKHQSTPREVHLTPAQLEPLSIRVTAVPGGAAADTVKAPANVRFDADRVARVGPRLESKVVAVEADLGDRVEVGDTLAMLDSVALGKAKARYLTATAHYRNTRAAYRRKRDLAGDRIISQAALDESRARYQSARASRRAARAELKLYGLTAAQIEAIDPGDDDTPLSRFALTAPIAGTVQRRDVVTGQTVASSETPFQIVDSSRMWVMLHVAENNAARMRPGLPVSVRVRSLPNRRFAGKTDWVSRALDQDARTLTVRAVVSNADGRLSDGMFGTATVQTAGKKDYALVPADAVQTLDKDQPVVFVPGDESGHFRAVAVTTGDENNGRVEIRQGIDPGDPAVTAGAFDLMSVLTSGSRSAAHGH; from the coding sequence ATGCCTGGATTCAGTCATTTCCGCGCAACGCTCGGCGTTTTGCTGGCGACCCTATGGGTCGCGAGCGGCTGCGACGCCTCCCAGTCCGCCGGCAAGACGACCGACCAACCACAGCAAACCGCGACTTCCGCGTCCACGAGCTTCAGTCGCCATGGAACCGGCCACGACAAAAAACATCAATCGACACCACGCGAAGTCCACCTGACACCAGCGCAACTCGAGCCGCTGTCCATTCGCGTCACCGCGGTTCCCGGCGGGGCGGCGGCGGATACCGTCAAAGCCCCGGCCAACGTCCGTTTCGATGCCGACCGGGTGGCCCGGGTCGGGCCGCGGCTGGAGTCGAAGGTCGTCGCGGTCGAAGCCGATCTCGGCGATCGGGTCGAGGTCGGCGACACCCTGGCGATGCTCGACAGCGTGGCGCTCGGCAAGGCGAAGGCCCGTTATCTGACAGCGACCGCGCATTACAGAAACACGCGGGCGGCCTATCGACGCAAGCGCGATCTGGCCGGCGACCGGATTATCAGCCAGGCAGCACTGGACGAGTCCCGCGCCAGGTATCAGTCCGCGCGCGCCTCGCGACGCGCGGCGCGCGCTGAATTGAAGCTCTATGGGCTGACCGCGGCCCAGATCGAAGCCATCGATCCCGGCGACGACGACACGCCACTCTCACGGTTCGCGCTCACCGCGCCGATTGCGGGCACGGTTCAGCGTCGTGATGTGGTCACCGGCCAGACCGTCGCGTCCAGCGAGACCCCGTTTCAGATCGTCGATTCGTCGCGAATGTGGGTCATGCTGCACGTCGCCGAAAATAACGCCGCGCGCATGCGCCCGGGGCTGCCGGTCTCGGTCCGCGTGCGGTCGTTACCCAATCGCCGGTTCGCGGGCAAGACCGATTGGGTCTCCCGGGCGCTCGATCAAGACGCCCGCACGCTGACGGTGCGCGCCGTCGTGAGCAACGCGGACGGGCGGCTCAGTGACGGCATGTTCGGCACCGCGACCGTGCAGACCGCGGGCAAAAAAGACTACGCACTGGTGCCCGCCGACGCGGTGCAGACCCTCGACAAGGATCAGCCGGTCGTTTTTGTTCCCGGCGACGAGTCCGGTCATTTTCGGGCCGTGGCCGTGACCACCGGCGACGAAAACAACGGCCGGGTGGAGATTCGTCAGGGAATCGATCCGGGCGATCCGGCGGTCACCGCCGGTGCCTTCGATCTGATGTCGGTGCTGACCAGCGGCTCGCGCAGCGCCGCCCACGGCCACTGA
- a CDS encoding copper-translocating P-type ATPase, whose protein sequence is MHPEVKQGQPGECPKCGMTLEATTPPKRRTQYTCPMHPEIIQDTPGDCPKCGMTLEPMTVASDTDDGEFKAMSRRFWLSVPLSATVLLLAMGEMVPGLGIRDFLGAAFGWIQFALATPVVLWCGGFAFQRGWKSVVNVSPNMWTLIALGVGAAYGFSVFDLLLPDLLPAAFKSAGGHAPLYFEAAAVIITLILLGQVLETRARGQTSKALKSLLDLAPPTARRIGRGDDEEEVSVDALQADDRLRVRPGEKVPVDGEIIEGHSTLDESMITGEPLPQEKGVGDTVTGGTVNQTGSFVMRAARVGENTVLARIVDMVARAQRSRAPIQGLADKVAGLFVPAVVVAAIIAFVVWALIGPAPALAYALVAAISVLIIACPCALGLATPMSVMVGVGRGAREGVLIRDAEALELMEQVDVLLVDKTGTLTEGKPKLVAIETTSGFQESDVLQWVASLENASEHPLARSIVAGAAERGIKPGRVTDFDSITGKGVRGTVDGHAVFIGNARLMEDNGIDAAALSDVVDKRRARGETVMLAAVDGALIGAVAVADPIKESTHEAVRILHDAGLRLIMLTGDNEKTAQAVAERLNIDEVHAGALPEDKHALVEKLQSEGRKVAMAGDGVNDAPALAKADVGIAMGTGTDVAMESARITLVKGDLRGIAKARRLSEQSMRNIRQNLFFAFIYNGAGVPVAAGVLYPLIGTLLSPMLAAAAMSFSSVSVISNALRLSRTNL, encoded by the coding sequence ATGCATCCGGAGGTCAAGCAGGGCCAGCCCGGTGAGTGCCCCAAATGTGGCATGACGTTGGAGGCCACGACCCCACCCAAACGCCGCACGCAGTACACCTGCCCCATGCACCCCGAGATTATCCAGGACACGCCCGGCGATTGTCCCAAATGCGGGATGACCCTGGAACCCATGACCGTTGCCAGTGATACAGACGACGGCGAGTTCAAGGCCATGAGCCGACGCTTCTGGTTGAGCGTGCCGCTCTCGGCCACGGTGCTGCTGCTGGCCATGGGCGAGATGGTGCCGGGCCTGGGCATTCGCGATTTCCTGGGGGCCGCCTTCGGCTGGATCCAGTTCGCGCTGGCTACACCGGTCGTGCTCTGGTGCGGTGGCTTCGCCTTCCAGCGCGGCTGGAAATCCGTCGTCAATGTCAGTCCGAACATGTGGACGCTCATTGCACTTGGCGTCGGGGCCGCCTACGGCTTTTCCGTCTTTGACCTCCTTCTCCCCGATCTTTTGCCGGCGGCCTTCAAGAGCGCCGGCGGCCACGCTCCGCTGTATTTCGAGGCGGCAGCGGTGATTATTACGCTGATACTTCTCGGACAGGTCCTGGAGACGCGCGCTCGTGGGCAGACGTCAAAAGCATTGAAATCCTTACTGGACCTGGCGCCACCCACAGCCCGCCGGATCGGTCGTGGCGACGACGAAGAGGAAGTTTCCGTGGACGCGCTACAAGCCGACGACCGACTGCGCGTGCGGCCCGGGGAAAAAGTCCCGGTGGACGGCGAAATCATCGAGGGCCACTCGACGCTGGACGAATCCATGATCACCGGCGAGCCCCTCCCACAGGAGAAGGGCGTTGGCGATACGGTCACGGGTGGAACTGTCAATCAGACCGGTAGTTTCGTGATGCGCGCGGCCCGCGTCGGCGAGAATACAGTGCTGGCGCGTATCGTGGACATGGTCGCCCGGGCGCAACGCTCGCGCGCGCCGATCCAGGGCCTAGCAGACAAGGTCGCCGGCCTCTTCGTGCCGGCTGTCGTGGTCGCTGCCATCATTGCCTTTGTGGTCTGGGCGTTGATCGGCCCCGCGCCGGCGCTGGCTTATGCGTTGGTGGCAGCGATCTCCGTGCTGATTATCGCTTGTCCTTGCGCGCTCGGCCTGGCCACGCCCATGTCCGTCATGGTCGGCGTGGGCCGCGGCGCCCGCGAAGGCGTATTGATCCGCGATGCCGAAGCCCTGGAATTGATGGAGCAGGTCGACGTGCTGCTGGTCGACAAGACCGGCACGCTCACCGAAGGCAAACCGAAGCTGGTGGCGATAGAAACCACGTCAGGCTTTCAGGAATCCGACGTACTGCAATGGGTCGCCTCGCTGGAAAACGCCAGCGAACATCCACTGGCCCGCTCGATCGTGGCCGGCGCAGCCGAGCGCGGCATCAAGCCGGGGCGTGTCACAGATTTCGATTCCATCACTGGTAAAGGGGTCCGCGGCACCGTGGACGGACACGCGGTGTTCATCGGCAACGCCCGCTTGATGGAGGACAACGGTATCGACGCCGCGGCGCTGTCCGATGTCGTCGACAAGCGCCGTGCCCGGGGTGAAACCGTGATGCTGGCTGCCGTGGACGGCGCTCTCATAGGCGCGGTCGCCGTCGCCGACCCGATCAAGGAATCCACCCACGAGGCCGTGCGCATTCTGCATGATGCAGGCTTGCGCCTCATCATGCTCACCGGCGACAACGAAAAGACCGCCCAGGCGGTGGCTGAACGATTGAACATTGATGAGGTCCATGCCGGCGCCTTGCCGGAAGACAAGCATGCGCTGGTGGAAAAACTCCAGAGCGAAGGACGCAAGGTGGCCATGGCCGGCGACGGCGTGAACGATGCGCCGGCGCTGGCCAAAGCCGACGTGGGCATCGCCATGGGCACCGGCACCGACGTGGCCATGGAGTCCGCCCGCATCACGCTGGTAAAAGGCGACCTGCGCGGCATCGCCAAGGCGCGCCGGTTGTCCGAACAGAGCATGCGCAATATTCGACAGAATCTGTTCTTTGCATTTATCTACAATGGCGCCGGCGTGCCGGTCGCCGCCGGCGTCCTATATCCACTGATCGGCACCTTGCTGTCGCCGATGCTCGCGGCAGCAGCCATGAGTTTCTCGTCGGTGTCGGTAATCAGCAATGCGCTACGACTGAGCCGAACGAACCTTTGA
- a CDS encoding DUF4396 domain-containing protein — MLDGVMLLWFVLTALSVLYVGLDIRSTPESPVLKWGFVLLTAYTGPIGAFLYVLGCREPLPGLHERYTAARWRQVLGSTMHCVAGDGIGILAGAVIAASVELSGYGDVALEYVLGFAFGWSIFQSLFMRGMAGGSYTRALAGTFFSELLSMNCLMAGMVPVMTVAMAHVPGGRDPSHPAFWFVMSMALLIGFVTAYPMNWWLVARHLKHGMMTVRASVERADGASAHASGTGHHHMSGDRLDHDNVSAPHPDGRSVTTAALAGMTVLSVGIFALGLVLAMFLGGL, encoded by the coding sequence ATGCTCGATGGCGTGATGCTGCTCTGGTTTGTCCTGACCGCGCTATCGGTGCTGTACGTAGGTCTCGATATCCGTTCGACGCCGGAGTCTCCGGTGCTCAAATGGGGATTTGTTCTGCTGACCGCCTATACCGGGCCAATTGGAGCCTTCCTATATGTGCTCGGTTGCCGTGAGCCGCTGCCGGGTCTGCACGAGCGTTATACCGCGGCGCGTTGGCGTCAGGTCCTCGGATCGACCATGCATTGTGTCGCCGGCGACGGCATCGGCATTCTGGCTGGAGCCGTCATTGCCGCGTCGGTCGAGTTGTCCGGGTATGGCGATGTCGCACTGGAGTACGTGCTGGGCTTTGCGTTCGGCTGGAGCATCTTCCAGTCGCTGTTCATGCGCGGCATGGCCGGTGGCTCGTACACGCGTGCCCTTGCCGGCACGTTCTTTTCCGAACTGCTTTCCATGAACTGCCTCATGGCCGGCATGGTGCCGGTGATGACAGTGGCAATGGCCCATGTACCCGGCGGCCGGGACCCGTCCCACCCGGCATTCTGGTTCGTGATGTCGATGGCCTTATTGATCGGCTTCGTGACCGCCTATCCGATGAACTGGTGGCTGGTCGCCCGCCACCTCAAGCATGGGATGATGACCGTGCGCGCATCCGTTGAGCGCGCCGATGGGGCCTCTGCACACGCCTCCGGAACAGGGCACCATCACATGTCTGGGGATCGTCTCGATCATGACAACGTGTCTGCGCCCCATCCCGACGGAAGATCGGTGACGACCGCCGCGCTTGCCGGAATGACCGTTCTTTCCGTCGGCATATTCGCTCTAGGGTTGGTTCTCGCCATGTTTCTTGGCGGTCTGTAA